One Candidatus Limnocylindria bacterium genomic window, TTCTACGCCTGGGAAGGCGCGCCGCATCAGGACATCCCGATGCTGAAGCTCGAGGATTAGCGCGGCGCGCTTCGGCGCTAGGCTCGCGCCGTGCCGGCCGTCAAACGCACGCCGCTCACGGAACTCTTCTGGCGCGCGCACAAGTCCGTCTTCCGCGCGAGCGGCGGCCGGCTCATGTCACGCGTCGGGCCACTGCCGGCGCTGCTCCTCAGCGTGCGCGGGCGAGCGGTGCCGCTCGGGACGTCCTGCTCAATTACATGCGCGACGGCGACCGCTTCGTCGTGTTCGCGTCTCACGCCGGTGAGGACCGCGATCCGCCGTGGTGGTTGGACCTGCGCGACGCGGGCGAGGCCGAGATCCTCGTCGACGGCAAGCGTCTGCGCGTGCGCGCTCGCGAGGCACAGAGCGCCGAAGGTGACCGGCTGTGGTCTGAAGTGAAGGGCCGCGACGACGCGTTCATCGAGTACGAGAGGCGGACCGCGCGCCGTATCGCGGTCGTGATGCTGGAGCCGGCTTAGGACTCCCTTCGCGAGAGACGCCACGCGAGTGCGCCGTACGCGATCGCGACCCACGCGAGCAGCACCGCGTACGAGATCCAGATATCCCCGAAGAGCGGCTTGCCGGCGAGACCGTTGGTCATCACCCGCATCCCCTGGAACGTCGGGAATGCGCGGAGCGCGAGGTCGAGCGCGTCCGGCACGGGCAAGCCCGCGACGAACGCCGGTCCGATGATCGGTAGCAGCAGAACGCTCGACCACGTGTACACCTGGCTGGCGGTCTTGAAGATGCCACCGAGGAGCAGTCCCAGCCCGATGAGCGCCACCGCGAGCAGTGCGGTCCCGATCACGAAGGTCGGTATGTCGACAGGCTGCAGACGCGTGAGACTGAGCATGATCGTCACCGACACCGCGCTGTACGCAAGGCCGACGAGCGCTTTACCCATGATCACCTCGCGGTAGCTCGCGACCAGGAGGAGCGCGTCGAGCGTCTTCTTCTCTGCCTCCTCCGTGAGGATGATCGGCACCGCGAGCACGGCGATCATGCCGAGCATCATCACGACGGTGGCGAGCACGAAGTAGCGGCGCGCCCCGAGCTCGCCCAGCACGCCCGCCTCCGCCGAGCCGGCTTGAACGCGCTCGACCGCGACGGTCGCGATCGGCGGTTGACCTGACAGCGCGCGGATCCCGGTCTCGAGCGCGGCCGAAACGAAGTTCGCCGTGGAGCCACCACCCACGGTCGGCTGGATCAGCGTGATCGTCGGTCGGCGACCCTGGCGGATAGCGTCATCGACGTCGGGCGGGAGCACGAACGCGACGTCCACGTCCTGCGCCACGACGAGATGGCGGGCCTCGCCGTCGCTGTCGACGTGGCGCAGCTTGAGGCTGACCGTTTGCCCGGCGCGATCCTCGAGCGTGCGCACCAACGCGGAGTTCTCGGGGCCGGCGAACGCGACCTTCGCCTCGACGAGACGCTCCTCCGGGAAGATCGAGTTGTAGAGGATGGCGAGGATGATCGGCGTGAGCAGCGACACGAGGACGCGCGAATCGCGCACGGCGTCGACGACATCTTTGCGGAAGATCGCGGCGATGATCGGTATGCGCATCTAGAGCGGCCGTCCCGCGAGCGCCACGAAGACATCCTCGAGCGTCCCTTCCTGTGAATGGATGGTGAGTACCTGATCGGCGCGCATCCATTCCGCGAGCTTGGCCGCGTCCTGCGGATCGTCGAGTCGCAGGTCGTGCTCGGTGCGGTCGCGCAGTAGCACCTTCGCGGTGCGCTGGCCGTAGCGCAGCTTGAGCTCGCGCGGTGTATCGAGAGCGACGATGCGACCCTGGCTGAGGAACGCGACGCGCGTGCAGAGCTCGTCGGCCTCCTCCATGTAGTGCGTCGTCAGGAAGATCGTCGTCCCTTCGCGTGCGAGCTGCGACACGAGCGCGCGCACCTCGCGGGCCGACGTTGGGTCCAGCCCGCGCGTCGGCTCGTCCATGAACAGCACGCGCGGCGAATTGATGAGCGAGCGGGCGATCATCAGCCGCTGCTTCATGCCGC contains:
- a CDS encoding nitroreductase/quinone reductase family protein; this encodes MARAQVRLPRERRPAHVTRRATAGAAPQRARASGAARDVLLNYMRDGDRFVVFASHAGEDRDPPWWLDLRDAGEAEILVDGKRLRVRAREAQSAEGDRLWSEVKGRDDAFIEYERRTARRIAVVMLEPA
- a CDS encoding ABC transporter permease, which translates into the protein MRIPIIAAIFRKDVVDAVRDSRVLVSLLTPIILAILYNSIFPEERLVEAKVAFAGPENSALVRTLEDRAGQTVSLKLRHVDSDGEARHLVVAQDVDVAFVLPPDVDDAIRQGRRPTITLIQPTVGGGSTANFVSAALETGIRALSGQPPIATVAVERVQAGSAEAGVLGELGARRYFVLATVVMMLGMIAVLAVPIILTEEAEKKTLDALLLVASYREVIMGKALVGLAYSAVSVTIMLSLTRLQPVDIPTFVIGTALLAVALIGLGLLLGGIFKTASQVYTWSSVLLLPIIGPAFVAGLPVPDALDLALRAFPTFQGMRVMTNGLAGKPLFGDIWISYAVLLAWVAIAYGALAWRLSRRES
- a CDS encoding ABC transporter ATP-binding protein, with the translated sequence MAAAVEVQDLQKHYGAVRAVDGITFSVAEGEVFGLLGHNGAGKTTTIRMLTGRARPTAGRALVAGLDAVTDRDRVKPLINAVFEDPNLYDRFAGIENLRFFATLYGVKASRADELLDLVGLRDAAKRKAKTYSSGMKQRLMIARSLINSPRVLFMDEPTRGLDPTSAREVRALVSQLAREGTTIFLTTHYMEEADELCTRVAFLSQGRIVALDTPRELKLRYGQRTAKVLLRDRTEHDLRLDDPQDAAKLAEWMRADQVLTIHSQEGTLEDVFVALAGRPL